The following coding sequences are from one Mesorhizobium onobrychidis window:
- a CDS encoding GNAT family N-acetyltransferase: MALVSRHPASVLAIVRRYEAAGFRAWPAAAVHYDGTWVVRLTAGHPAKRLNSVNPLDPGDIQHIAERIGRASRRFDAYGRPLTFRISPLSGPVLSKHLDGEGWSTFDESLVMRLPLADAQLDAAMDQIPLKDISRFIGASLKVSGSDVSLRPGLSEIIGAIQPEAGLFALEKGTEPLATLICVHDGDLAGLFEIATDRSVRNQGHGRHLILSALKWARLRGAREAWLQVEADNAPALALYRSLGFDEVYRYHYRRPPGA; encoded by the coding sequence ATGGCGTTGGTTTCCAGACATCCGGCAAGCGTGCTTGCCATCGTGCGCCGCTATGAGGCGGCCGGCTTTCGCGCCTGGCCGGCGGCGGCGGTCCATTATGACGGCACCTGGGTGGTGCGGCTGACGGCGGGTCATCCGGCCAAGCGGCTGAATTCGGTCAACCCGCTCGATCCCGGCGACATCCAGCACATTGCCGAGCGCATCGGCCGCGCCAGCCGCCGTTTCGACGCCTATGGCAGGCCGCTGACCTTCCGCATATCGCCGCTGTCGGGGCCGGTCCTTTCCAAACATCTCGACGGCGAAGGCTGGAGCACATTCGACGAATCGCTGGTGATGCGGCTGCCGCTGGCAGACGCCCAGCTCGACGCTGCCATGGACCAGATCCCGCTGAAGGACATCAGCCGCTTCATCGGCGCGTCGCTCAAGGTAAGCGGCTCGGATGTGTCGCTGCGGCCGGGTCTGTCGGAGATCATCGGCGCCATCCAGCCGGAAGCCGGGCTGTTCGCGCTCGAAAAGGGCACCGAACCGCTGGCGACGCTGATCTGCGTCCATGATGGCGATCTTGCCGGACTGTTCGAGATCGCCACCGACAGATCGGTACGCAACCAGGGCCACGGCCGCCACCTCATCCTGTCCGCGCTGAAATGGGCACGGCTGCGCGGCGCCCGGGAAGCCTGGCTGCAGGTCGAGGCCGACAATGCGCCGGCGCTGGCGCTTTATCGTTCGCTCGGGTTCGACGAAGTCTATCGTTACCATTATCGCCGGCCGCCCGGCGCATGA
- a CDS encoding MarR family winged helix-turn-helix transcriptional regulator encodes MDRAAKAIEQWKRERPDLDVSPMAVLGRLSEASSLIARERLAPLFARFGLQTGEFDVLATLRRSGSPYALTPTALYEATMVTSGAMTNRLDRLEKSGLIMRGPHPNDRRGIVVQLTGKGLALVDEAVAAHVANEHEILSGLTRAEQETLARLLEKLIASVG; translated from the coding sequence ATGGATCGCGCCGCGAAGGCCATAGAGCAGTGGAAACGAGAGCGGCCGGACTTGGATGTCTCTCCGATGGCCGTGCTTGGACGGCTGAGCGAAGCCTCGTCGCTGATTGCACGAGAGCGCCTCGCTCCGCTGTTTGCGCGTTTCGGGTTGCAGACCGGAGAATTCGATGTGCTGGCGACGCTGCGCCGTTCCGGATCACCTTACGCGCTGACGCCAACCGCCCTCTACGAAGCGACGATGGTGACGTCGGGCGCGATGACCAACCGGCTCGATCGGCTCGAAAAGTCAGGATTGATCATGCGCGGTCCGCATCCCAACGATCGGCGCGGGATTGTCGTGCAGCTGACCGGAAAAGGTCTGGCATTGGTCGACGAGGCGGTCGCCGCCCACGTCGCCAACGAACATGAGATTCTTTCCGGTCTGACGCGCGCCGAACAAGAGACGCTTGCTCGCCTGCTTGAGAAATTGATAGCGAGTGTGGGCTGA
- a CDS encoding DMT family transporter yields MKFLWDSALGLLVVTGGLLGLTLPFGKIATAAGVSAMVWALVISLGAGSVLLCALLLRGQRIRLTLHRLRYFFVTAAVSYAFPNLLMFSAIPHLGAGYTGIMFTLSPVVTLVFSILLGVRRPNLLGIVGIAVGFLGAVMVAVTRGEAGQPAEFFWVAVGLLIPVSLAAGNIYRTVDWPEGTGPIELAVGSHLASAALLLCGIFTQQGGGSLALLGGVPLVVVGQVASAAAMFAFFFRLQAVGGPVYLSQIGYVAAAVGLFGGTIFLGEHYQLLTWAGAAIIIAGVFITTKAQSQITTKAQSQTGEKVAA; encoded by the coding sequence ATGAAATTTCTCTGGGATTCAGCGCTCGGCCTTTTGGTCGTCACCGGCGGCCTGCTCGGCCTGACGCTGCCGTTCGGCAAGATCGCTACGGCGGCCGGTGTTTCGGCCATGGTCTGGGCCCTCGTCATCTCGCTCGGAGCCGGCAGCGTGCTTTTGTGCGCCTTGCTGCTGCGCGGACAACGCATCCGGCTCACCCTGCACAGACTGCGTTATTTCTTCGTCACCGCGGCGGTGTCCTATGCCTTCCCCAATCTCTTGATGTTCTCGGCGATTCCGCATCTCGGCGCCGGCTACACCGGTATCATGTTCACGCTGTCGCCGGTGGTTACACTGGTGTTTTCTATCCTGCTCGGCGTCCGGCGTCCCAATTTGCTTGGTATCGTCGGCATTGCCGTCGGCTTCCTCGGTGCTGTCATGGTGGCGGTGACGCGCGGCGAGGCTGGCCAGCCGGCCGAATTTTTCTGGGTGGCGGTGGGGCTGCTCATTCCGGTCAGCCTCGCCGCCGGCAACATCTACCGCACGGTCGACTGGCCCGAAGGGACCGGACCGATCGAGCTTGCCGTCGGCAGCCATCTGGCATCGGCTGCGCTGCTTCTTTGCGGCATCTTCACGCAGCAGGGCGGCGGTTCGCTCGCCCTGCTCGGCGGCGTGCCGCTGGTGGTCGTCGGGCAGGTCGCGTCAGCCGCGGCGATGTTCGCCTTCTTCTTCCGGCTACAGGCGGTCGGCGGCCCGGTCTATCTCAGCCAGATCGGCTATGTCGCAGCTGCGGTCGGGCTGTTTGGCGGGACGATCTTTCTCGGCGAGCACTATCAATTGCTGACCTGGGCGGGTGCTGCCATCATCATCGCCGGCGTGTTCATCACCACCAAAGCGCAAAGCCAGATCACCACGAAGGCGCAAAGCCAGACGGGTGAGAAGGTGGCGGCGTGA
- the grxC gene encoding glutaredoxin 3 gives MVDVTIYTRMMCGYCMAAKRLLERKGVAYTEHDASFSPELRREMISRANGRSTFPQIFIGDTHVGGSDDLHELEAEGRLDRLLANGSTN, from the coding sequence ATGGTCGACGTGACGATCTATACACGGATGATGTGCGGCTATTGCATGGCGGCCAAGCGGCTGCTCGAGCGCAAGGGTGTCGCCTACACCGAGCATGATGCCTCCTTCTCGCCGGAACTGCGCCGGGAAATGATTTCCCGTGCGAATGGCCGCTCGACCTTTCCACAGATATTCATCGGCGATACCCATGTCGGCGGCTCCGACGATCTCCACGAACTGGAGGCGGAGGGCCGGCTGGACCGTCTGCTCGCCAATGGCTCGACGAATTGA
- a CDS encoding carbon-nitrogen hydrolase family protein yields MGAFKAAAIQMRSGTSPERNAVDLERLVREAAGQGATYIQSPEMTGALIRDSQARAASFTSEDKDIIVSTSRKLAKELGVFLHIGSTAILRADGKLANRALLFGPDGATLAIYDKIHMFDVDLDNGESWRESAAYEPGTEAVVTEIDGARLGFAVCYDLRFPQLFRAEALAGADLLSVPAAFTRQTGEAHWHVLLRARAIENGAYVVAAAQGGLHEDGRETYGHSLIVDPWGRIVAEAAHDEPAVIIAEIDPAQSVAARKKIPNLKNARDFAVNGGQAEALPFRGAAS; encoded by the coding sequence ATGGGTGCTTTCAAGGCGGCGGCGATCCAGATGCGTTCGGGCACCAGCCCCGAGCGCAACGCAGTCGATCTGGAGCGGCTGGTGCGCGAGGCCGCGGGCCAGGGTGCGACCTATATCCAGTCACCGGAAATGACGGGTGCGCTGATCCGCGACAGCCAGGCGCGGGCCGCCTCGTTCACGTCCGAGGACAAGGACATCATCGTCTCGACCTCGCGCAAGCTGGCGAAAGAACTTGGCGTCTTCCTGCATATCGGCTCGACCGCCATCCTGCGCGCCGACGGCAAGCTCGCCAACCGTGCGCTTTTGTTCGGGCCGGATGGCGCGACACTCGCCATCTACGACAAGATCCACATGTTCGACGTCGATCTCGACAATGGCGAAAGCTGGCGCGAATCCGCCGCTTACGAGCCGGGCACCGAGGCCGTCGTTACCGAGATCGATGGGGCGAGGCTGGGTTTCGCCGTCTGCTACGATCTGCGCTTTCCGCAGCTCTTCCGCGCCGAGGCGCTGGCCGGCGCCGACCTGCTTTCGGTGCCCGCCGCCTTCACCCGCCAGACCGGCGAGGCGCACTGGCATGTGCTGCTGCGGGCGCGCGCCATCGAGAACGGTGCCTATGTCGTCGCCGCGGCGCAAGGCGGACTGCACGAGGACGGCCGCGAGACCTATGGCCATTCGCTGATCGTCGATCCGTGGGGCCGTATCGTCGCCGAAGCGGCACATGACGAACCGGCGGTGATCATCGCCGAGATCGACCCGGCGCAGTCGGTCGCCGCGCGCAAGAAGATCCCAAACCTGAAGAATGCGCGGGATTTTGCCGTAAACGGCGGACAGGCTGAGGCACTGCCGTTCAGGGGTGCAGCATCTTGA
- a CDS encoding methyltransferase domain-containing protein: MQPIVDTSLWLAHKRRALARPTAGADFLMRRAAEELAERLGAVERKFDRAAVLFCQTPAAVDVLATSGKVTDIIRVEADAMFLGDAAGLVAPLETVPFEPESLDLAVSLLSLQAMNDIPGMLVQIRRALKPDGLFLGTFAGAGTLSELRESLLAAETELYGGASPRVIPFTDVRDAGALLQRAGLALPVADVETVTVRYDSLFGLMADLRAMGETSALIDRSRRPGTRKLFARVAEIYAERFSDADGRVRASFPIVWMSGWAPDASQQKPLKPGSAKISLKTILEDPGGR; the protein is encoded by the coding sequence TTGCAACCTATAGTCGACACTTCTCTCTGGCTGGCGCACAAGCGCCGGGCGCTCGCCCGACCGACTGCCGGCGCGGATTTCCTGATGCGGCGGGCGGCCGAGGAGCTTGCCGAGCGGCTGGGCGCCGTCGAACGCAAATTCGACAGAGCGGCCGTGCTGTTTTGCCAGACGCCGGCGGCGGTCGACGTGCTCGCGACAAGCGGCAAGGTGACGGACATCATACGCGTGGAGGCGGACGCTATGTTCCTGGGCGATGCCGCCGGACTGGTGGCGCCGCTGGAGACCGTGCCGTTCGAGCCGGAAAGCCTCGACCTCGCCGTGTCTCTTTTGTCCCTTCAGGCAATGAACGACATTCCCGGCATGCTGGTGCAGATCCGCCGCGCGCTGAAGCCGGACGGTCTTTTCCTCGGCACTTTTGCCGGCGCCGGTACGCTTTCCGAGCTGCGCGAAAGCCTGCTCGCCGCCGAGACCGAGCTTTACGGCGGCGCCAGCCCGCGCGTCATCCCGTTCACCGACGTGCGCGACGCCGGCGCGCTTTTGCAACGCGCCGGCCTGGCCTTGCCCGTCGCCGATGTTGAGACGGTGACGGTGCGCTACGATTCGCTGTTCGGCCTGATGGCGGACCTGCGGGCGATGGGCGAGACCAGCGCGCTGATCGACCGCAGCAGGCGACCGGGCACACGAAAGCTGTTTGCCCGCGTCGCCGAAATCTACGCCGAGCGGTTTTCGGATGCCGATGGTCGCGTCAGGGCGAGTTTTCCGATCGTCTGGATGTCAGGCTGGGCGCCCGACGCCTCGCAGCAAAAACCGCTGAAGCCCGGCTCGGCGAAAATATCGCTGAAGACGATACTGGAAGATCCCGGCGGGCGTTGA
- the argJ gene encoding bifunctional glutamate N-acetyltransferase/amino-acid acetyltransferase ArgJ has translation MSATISPLAPKKYPKMPDIEGVRIATAEAGIKYKNRTDLLTMVFDAGTTVAGVFTRSKCPSAPVDFCRQNLAQGKARVLVVNSGNANAFTGNKGRASTAMTGEAAAKAAGCTPDEVFLASTGVIGEPLDAGKFSHLLAGLVKAGRPDLWTEAAKAIMTTDTYPKLATATVKLGDADVTINGIAKGAGMIAPDMATMLSFIATDAPIAAPVLQDLLSRGTAKTFNAVTVDSDTSTSDTLLMFATGTASRRGAPDITDAGDARLGAFRRGLGKVLKSLALQVVRDGEGARKQVEVTVTGAKSARSAKRIALSIANSPLVKTAVAGEDANWGRVVMAIGKAGEPADRDLLSIWFGDIRLAHEGERDAAYSEEATSAYMRRDEIRIHADIGIGRGKATVWTCDLTKEYVAINGDYRS, from the coding sequence ATGTCAGCCACGATTTCGCCGCTCGCGCCGAAAAAATATCCTAAAATGCCTGACATCGAGGGCGTCCGCATCGCCACCGCCGAGGCCGGGATAAAGTACAAGAACCGCACCGATCTGCTGACCATGGTCTTCGATGCCGGCACCACGGTCGCCGGCGTGTTCACCAGGTCGAAATGCCCGTCGGCGCCGGTTGATTTCTGCCGGCAGAATCTTGCGCAGGGCAAGGCGCGCGTCCTGGTCGTCAATTCCGGCAACGCCAATGCCTTCACCGGCAACAAGGGCCGAGCCTCCACGGCAATGACCGGCGAGGCTGCAGCCAAGGCTGCGGGCTGCACGCCGGACGAGGTGTTTCTGGCCTCGACCGGCGTCATCGGCGAGCCGCTGGATGCCGGCAAGTTCAGCCATCTGCTCGCCGGACTGGTCAAGGCCGGCAGGCCGGATCTGTGGACCGAAGCCGCCAAGGCGATCATGACCACGGACACCTATCCGAAACTGGCGACCGCGACGGTAAAACTCGGCGACGCCGACGTCACCATCAACGGCATTGCCAAGGGCGCCGGCATGATCGCGCCCGACATGGCGACGATGCTCTCCTTCATCGCCACCGATGCGCCGATCGCAGCCCCCGTGCTGCAGGATCTTTTGTCTCGCGGCACGGCCAAGACCTTCAATGCGGTCACTGTCGACAGCGACACCTCGACCAGCGACACGCTGCTGATGTTCGCCACCGGCACGGCATCCAGGCGCGGCGCGCCTGACATCACCGATGCCGGGGATGCGCGCCTCGGCGCCTTCCGCCGCGGGCTCGGCAAGGTGCTGAAATCGCTGGCGCTGCAAGTGGTGCGCGACGGCGAGGGCGCGCGAAAACAGGTCGAGGTCACCGTCACCGGCGCGAAATCGGCCCGCTCGGCCAAGCGCATCGCGCTGTCGATCGCCAATTCGCCGCTGGTCAAGACGGCGGTCGCCGGCGAGGACGCCAATTGGGGTCGCGTCGTCATGGCCATCGGCAAGGCCGGTGAACCGGCCGACCGCGACCTTCTGTCGATCTGGTTCGGCGATATCAGGCTGGCGCATGAGGGCGAGCGCGACGCCGCCTACTCCGAGGAGGCGACATCGGCCTACATGAGGCGCGACGAGATCCGCATCCATGCCGATATCGGCATCGGCCGCGGCAAGGCGACGGTGTGGACTTGCGACCTCACCAAGGAGTATGTCGCCATCAACGGCGATTATCGGAGCTGA
- a CDS encoding DUF1178 family protein: protein MIRFSLICEHEHQFEGWFRSNDDFDTQKKRGFVDCPTCGSHKVEKALMAPAVSTGRSREKIALAMGEAQKQALAQLKTMAEKVRENADYVGDKFAEEARKIHFGESDPRGIYGEATLEEAKSLAEDGVEFMPIPSFPDDRN from the coding sequence TTGATCCGCTTTTCCCTGATCTGCGAGCACGAGCACCAATTCGAGGGTTGGTTTCGCAGCAACGACGATTTCGACACCCAGAAGAAGCGTGGCTTCGTCGATTGCCCGACCTGCGGCTCGCACAAGGTCGAGAAGGCGTTGATGGCGCCGGCCGTCTCGACCGGGCGCAGCCGAGAAAAGATCGCGCTCGCCATGGGCGAGGCCCAGAAGCAGGCGCTGGCGCAATTGAAGACCATGGCCGAGAAGGTGCGCGAGAACGCCGACTACGTCGGCGACAAGTTTGCCGAGGAGGCGCGCAAGATCCATTTCGGCGAGAGCGACCCGCGCGGCATCTATGGCGAGGCGACGCTGGAGGAGGCCAAGAGCCTGGCCGAGGACGGCGTCGAATTCATGCCGATCCCAAGCTTCCCCGACGACCGCAACTGA
- a CDS encoding ComF family protein yields MADPMPDIKSIARKALDWPARILFPPVCAGCRRHVSQPGVLCGACWPKLRLLERPWCPVMGTPFVHHMGEGFLSAEAIADPPPFERARAAVAYSGVARQMVQGLKYQDRTDLAPWMARWMLRAGAELIAEADVVVPVPLHWRRFFRRRFNQSAELARAVSQLGGLPFAPSAVRRVKLTRQQVGLERREREENVRAAFRVPEEAEIEIAGRRVLLIDDVYTTGATVRAVAKALKKGGAGTVDVLTFARVLPGDFRADESATI; encoded by the coding sequence GTGGCCGATCCAATGCCAGATATCAAGAGTATCGCTCGAAAGGCATTGGACTGGCCGGCGCGCATCCTGTTTCCGCCGGTTTGTGCCGGCTGCCGACGGCATGTCTCGCAGCCCGGCGTGCTGTGCGGCGCCTGCTGGCCGAAGCTCAGGCTCCTGGAGCGGCCATGGTGCCCGGTGATGGGCACGCCCTTCGTCCATCACATGGGCGAGGGGTTCCTGTCGGCCGAGGCGATCGCCGACCCGCCGCCCTTCGAGCGCGCGCGGGCCGCGGTCGCTTATTCCGGTGTCGCCCGCCAGATGGTGCAAGGGTTGAAATACCAGGATCGCACCGACCTGGCGCCGTGGATGGCGCGCTGGATGCTGCGCGCCGGTGCCGAACTGATCGCGGAGGCCGATGTGGTCGTGCCGGTGCCGCTGCACTGGCGGCGTTTTTTCAGGCGCCGGTTCAACCAGTCGGCGGAACTGGCAAGGGCGGTATCGCAACTTGGCGGCCTGCCTTTTGCGCCCTCGGCGGTCAGGCGCGTCAAACTCACCCGCCAGCAGGTCGGGCTGGAGCGGCGGGAACGCGAGGAGAATGTGCGTGCCGCCTTCAGAGTGCCGGAGGAGGCCGAGATCGAGATCGCCGGCCGCCGGGTGCTCTTGATCGACGATGTCTATACCACCGGCGCCACTGTCCGCGCGGTCGCCAAGGCGCTGAAGAAGGGCGGTGCCGGGACCGTCGACGTGCTGACCTTTGCGCGCGTGCTGCCGGGGGACTTTCGGGCCGACGAGTCCGCGACTATATAG
- a CDS encoding Flp family type IVb pilin, with protein sequence MKTVLQRFLEDKTGATAIEYGLIVTVLSLAIIGGIGQAADAMAWLFSDNSSKLVNAFAQ encoded by the coding sequence ATGAAAACAGTGCTGCAACGATTTTTGGAAGACAAGACCGGCGCGACGGCCATCGAATATGGGCTGATCGTGACCGTGCTGTCGCTTGCCATCATAGGCGGCATCGGCCAGGCCGCAGACGCAATGGCGTGGCTGTTCAGCGACAATTCCAGCAAGCTTGTGAACGCTTTCGCGCAGTGA
- a CDS encoding (deoxy)nucleoside triphosphate pyrophosphohydrolase, which yields MTGPNPVGKRLLLVAACALVDTDGRVLLAQRPEGKQLAGLWEFPGGKVEPGETPEECLIRELYEEIGIETDIPCLAPFTFASHSYDDFHLLMPLFVCRRFRGIAQPKEGQVLKWVRPRQMRDFPMPPADAPLIQFLIDLL from the coding sequence ATGACCGGCCCGAACCCTGTCGGCAAGCGCCTGCTCCTGGTCGCAGCCTGCGCGCTGGTCGATACCGACGGCCGCGTGCTTTTGGCGCAGCGGCCCGAAGGCAAGCAACTCGCCGGCCTGTGGGAGTTTCCGGGCGGCAAGGTCGAGCCCGGCGAGACGCCGGAAGAATGCCTCATCCGTGAGTTGTACGAGGAGATCGGCATCGAGACCGATATTCCCTGCCTGGCGCCGTTCACTTTCGCCAGCCATTCCTACGATGATTTTCACCTGCTGATGCCGCTGTTCGTCTGTCGTCGCTTCCGCGGCATCGCGCAGCCGAAGGAGGGGCAGGTGCTGAAATGGGTGCGGCCGCGCCAGATGCGCGATTTTCCGATGCCGCCGGCCGACGCGCCGCTGATCCAGTTCCTCATCGATCTTCTGTGA
- a CDS encoding aspartate kinase, with protein MARIVMKFGGTSVADIARIRNVARHVKREVDAGHEVAVVVSAMAGKTNELVQWTREASPMHDAREYDVVVASGEQVTAGLLAIALQNMGVHARSWQGWQIPIKTDNAHGAARILDIDGAFLIKRFGEGQVAVVAGFQGIGPDNRIATLGRGGSDTSAVAIAAAVKADRCDIYTDVDGVYTTDPRIEPKARRLAKISFEEMLEMASLGAKVLQVRSVELAMVHRVRTFVRSSFDDPDAPGMGDLLNPPGTLICDEEEIVEQQVVTGIAYAKDEAQISLRRVSDRPGVAAGIFGPLAEANINVDMIVQNISEDGKFTDMTFTVPSGDVDKALAVLERLKATIGYDVVQSEAGMSKVSVIGIGMRSHAGVAATAFKALADKAINIRAITTSEIKISILIDGPYTELAVRTLHSVYGLDKQ; from the coding sequence ATGGCGCGCATCGTGATGAAATTCGGCGGAACCTCCGTCGCCGACATCGCCCGCATCCGCAATGTGGCGCGCCATGTCAAACGCGAGGTCGATGCCGGCCATGAGGTTGCGGTGGTCGTCTCGGCGATGGCCGGCAAGACCAACGAGCTCGTGCAATGGACGCGCGAAGCCTCGCCTATGCACGATGCGCGCGAATATGACGTCGTCGTCGCCTCCGGCGAGCAGGTGACCGCCGGCCTGTTGGCGATAGCGCTGCAGAACATGGGCGTCCATGCCCGTTCCTGGCAAGGCTGGCAGATCCCGATCAAGACCGATAATGCGCATGGCGCGGCGCGCATTCTCGACATTGACGGCGCGTTCCTGATCAAGCGCTTCGGCGAGGGCCAGGTGGCGGTGGTCGCCGGCTTCCAGGGCATCGGGCCGGACAATCGCATCGCAACGCTCGGCCGCGGCGGCTCCGACACCAGTGCTGTCGCCATCGCGGCGGCGGTCAAGGCCGACCGCTGCGACATCTATACCGATGTCGACGGGGTCTACACCACCGACCCGCGCATCGAGCCGAAAGCGCGGCGGCTAGCCAAGATTTCCTTCGAGGAAATGCTTGAAATGGCCTCGCTCGGCGCCAAGGTCCTGCAGGTACGCTCGGTCGAGCTTGCCATGGTGCACAGGGTGCGTACTTTCGTGCGGTCGTCCTTCGACGATCCCGACGCGCCCGGAATGGGGGATTTGCTCAATCCGCCCGGAACGCTTATTTGCGACGAGGAAGAGATCGTGGAACAGCAGGTCGTCACCGGAATTGCCTATGCCAAGGACGAAGCGCAGATTTCGTTGCGCCGTGTCAGCGACCGGCCGGGCGTCGCCGCCGGCATTTTCGGGCCGCTGGCCGAGGCCAACATCAATGTCGACATGATCGTCCAGAACATTTCCGAGGACGGCAAGTTCACCGACATGACCTTCACCGTGCCGTCCGGCGATGTCGACAAGGCGCTTGCCGTGCTCGAGCGGCTGAAGGCCACGATCGGCTACGACGTCGTACAGTCGGAAGCCGGCATGTCGAAGGTCTCGGTCATCGGCATCGGCATGAGGAGCCATGCGGGCGTCGCCGCCACCGCCTTCAAGGCGCTGGCCGACAAGGCGATCAACATCCGTGCGATCACGACCTCCGAGATCAAAATCTCGATCCTGATCGACGGCCCCTACACCGAACTTGCGGTTCGCACTTTGCATTCCGTCTACGGTCTGGATAAGCAGTAG
- the ubiG gene encoding bifunctional 2-polyprenyl-6-hydroxyphenol methylase/3-demethylubiquinol 3-O-methyltransferase UbiG — protein sequence MPEPRRSTIDAGEVERFSALAAEWWNPNGKFRPLHKFNPIRLAYIRDQVAARFGRDPRAARPFDGLRILDIGCGGGLLCEPMARLGAEVLGADASATNIEVAKLHAAEVGVTVDYRATTAEDLAAAGEKFDVILNMEVVEHVADIDLFVAKCGEMLKPGGIMFVATINRTLKALGLAIIGAEYVLRWLPRGTHQFGKLVRPDELEKALAGAGLTIIDRTGVTYNPLADRWQRSKDMDVNYMVLAEKAPA from the coding sequence ATGCCAGAACCCCGACGATCGACGATCGATGCCGGCGAAGTGGAGCGCTTTTCCGCTCTTGCCGCCGAATGGTGGAATCCGAACGGCAAATTCCGCCCGCTGCACAAGTTCAATCCGATCCGGCTTGCCTATATACGCGACCAGGTGGCGGCGCGCTTCGGCCGCGACCCGCGTGCGGCGCGGCCGTTCGATGGCCTGCGCATCCTCGACATCGGCTGTGGCGGCGGGCTGTTGTGCGAGCCGATGGCGCGGCTTGGCGCCGAAGTGCTCGGCGCCGACGCATCCGCCACCAACATCGAAGTGGCCAAGCTGCATGCGGCGGAGGTCGGCGTGACGGTGGATTACCGTGCCACGACAGCGGAGGATCTGGCTGCCGCCGGGGAGAAATTCGACGTCATCCTCAACATGGAAGTGGTCGAGCATGTTGCCGACATCGACCTGTTCGTGGCCAAATGCGGCGAGATGCTCAAGCCCGGCGGTATCATGTTCGTCGCCACCATCAACCGCACGCTGAAGGCGCTGGGCCTGGCCATCATCGGCGCCGAATATGTGCTGCGCTGGTTGCCGCGCGGCACCCACCAGTTCGGCAAGCTGGTGCGGCCAGACGAGCTGGAAAAGGCGCTTGCCGGCGCTGGCCTGACTATCATCGACCGCACCGGCGTCACCTACAATCCGCTCGCCGACCGCTGGCAGCGGTCGAAGGACATGGACGTCAACTATATGGTGCTGGCGGAGAAGGCACCCGCCTGA